In Anopheles arabiensis isolate DONGOLA chromosome 2, AaraD3, whole genome shotgun sequence, the genomic window GATCCAAATCAAGACTCTATGCAAATAAATTGTAGCAGCGGTGTGCGTAGTTTAGTTGGAGAAGGCAGTGCAATCAATGTAAACATGACGGCAGGGGGATTGGatgcagcagaagcaaaagAGCGCTTAAAACAACGCCAGGAAGAGGACCTTAAACGTGATATTGAACGTAAACTGGCTGCCGCTAGAAAGTTACAGGAACTGGAAGAAAAGcttagcagaaaaaaaacagaggaaTCAATAGATGCAAAAGCAGGCAATAATGATATTAGCAAAAGTGGTAATATTGCCTCGACTATCAATATCTCTACAACGTTAGGAAACAAACTGGAAGAGGAAAAAGTTTTTGAACCTGTATCGGAACATAACAACGAACGTGTAATATCCGTTAAAATTCGTGGTAAAAGTGGCGAACGAACTAATTTGAAAGATGCACGTTATGAATTTGGCACCGGTTCACGACATGATCGCGAGACGGGAAACATCAGTGGCAGTACTAGCAGTAATTGGGACATGCCAGGATTCTCAAAGACATTTCAATCAAATTTGCCCCCAAGGTTTCAAAGGCGCAAACTGGAGCGAAACACTTCCGGTGCAAATTTGTTGACgagtaataataatagtgtTGGTCTTGTTTCACCTCGAATCGGAAACACTGGTCCTTGTGGTAGCAATTCTGTTGGTGAGATAAAAAGTGGAATTCCCTTTGCCCAACAGTATGATCCACGGTTTATTCATAATCAACAGACATACGGAAAAATTTGTAACGCAATGACAAGTTCATCACGTCGAACAGCAGTTTCTATACGGGATCGTGATGAACGCCAGAGGCATCATTATGATGCAGTTGAACATAATCAACGCGaggtaataaaaacaaaaaaagaatcatttgAAGACGGCAATCGTTTTAATAATGCTACTGGTGGTACCCAAGAATTGAATAGTTATGTcaacagcaagcaaaacattgGTTGTGTAACGCCGCAATTAGACCGTAACTTATCAGAATCGTCTAATCGTAAAACAAGTGTTTCAAGTGATGATAATCATCATACAAGCCAACCACACCATAAACCGGTTATTCGAAATGTCGGAAGCAATACTAAAGTATCTGGAAATTATGTGCGTGAGAAATCATGGGATATGGAAGATCAAAAAGAATCGTCTGCGTCATCCTCTGCTTCTTTTAGTGGCAGTGATGTTCACCGCGAAACGCCCCCACGTTCTGATTGTGACTTGCCTAAACAGATATTACACCGGGTGAAAGAAACAACGCCCCAATCATCATCCGATTCaataaaagatgaaaaaatgtcatttaaGCAACGTATTAAGAAAACCGTTGATTGTGAGTCAAATCAAAATGATGAAGAGATTCACAGATGTGAGCATCTGTCATTTGACAGTGCAACAATAGAAGATAATAGCGTTGGTAGTTCGAATACGTCACTAGACCCTGAGGACTCTTCCCCTGGCGCAATGGATAAAGCAAGCCTATTGTCTAGGTCGGATGGATATGCTTGTTTTGGAATAGGAGAAacgaatgaaaaagaaaatgttgaattaaatcaattagaatGCCCCAAAGATACAACACATGAGACTTCACATCTTTCAAGATCGCTAGGCTACACAGatgataacaaacaaataacttCTACGACGATATCGCATCAACCACATCAAAATagcttaaaaaagaaagatgcaACAACAACCCAACATTCTCGCGATAGTCGAAGGCATGATTCTCGCAGTGGCgttcgtggtggcgggggcTACGGTGTTGGATTCCATCGAGCAGATGGGACGGGATGCATGTCCAGTAGAGGCGGTTCTTTGAATTGGAATAGACCTCGTGGTGGCAGTAGAACTGGTGGAGCTGGTCGTGGTTACCATCAAGATTGCTGGAGCGAATCTGAATATTCGGAAGAGAGTTTtgacgaacaaacaaaacatcatgTACATCAAAAGATATATAACCATTCAATGTCTGTTACTGTTGGAATACATAGTGCAGCTAATGCGGATTCGACTATTTTTGGGGGTGCAAAGGAAGGATTCGTACCACGTGGTGAACCATCACGACGAGGCCGAGGAGGGGGGAATATTGGCTCTATTGTTTCTGTTGTTAATCCTTCGAGTGCAAATAATCGCCAGAAACAACAAGGAGTCTTCTCTGGCTCTATTACATCTATCGAGGAAAGTGTAGCCATCAGCAAAAAAGTTGACGGATATGGATGCACTAATTCAAAAAACCCATTTAGTTCCAGTACAGTTGATGACGATGatagacaaacaaaacattctgtTGTAGACCATTCGAACAGCACTGTTACTTCTGTAATATCTCCTATACGGGACGATCGCACAGTTCAACATAACAAAAGACCATTGTCTTTGTGTGATGCTTATAATACGTCGGATGATGTTTTATCacttgaaaaagaaaatcctATTTCGAAGATCCTAGAGAGGGAACATAGTGCAATAGATATTCGTAATGACGAATCTCATTCTCGAGAGGATAGTCACAAATCGGATGGTAGATCAAATTCCACAGATCATTGTTTGGCAGTGATGAAACAAACTAGTGATGAATGCGATTCTAATAAGTCCACGGCTGCGTCATTGGTAGACGATACCAagacaaatacaacaaaaaatggtagTACTACAACTTTACAACAACAGTCAACAAATTTATCCACCATATCAGGATCTGTTGGTAAATTAAATAACTCTATGGACAGTAATGTGCGAGGAAAGGCTATTGTTGGAAATTTTAGAGGCGGTTCCATCAATGTAATTACATTGCGCCAGCAGCAATCTGTATCACAAAGCCAAGGAGGGGGTAAATCATCTACCACTGAAGCGAGCAGCGATTCATTAGTTTCAGTGAATACATCAAATTCTAATCAATTAATCACAACATCAAACAGTAACAACGACAATGACTCCATGCCGTCAGGAACATCAGGAACACGTTCTTCAACATTATCAGTAGAAGGAGACATAAAGTGTGTAACAGATCAGCGTCACTTAACACAACAAGGTGTAACAGAAAAACTGAATGCTTCTTCCACAGTTAGCTCCAACACTGACAATGATAAGCATCATCTTGATGGCAATAATGCTCCAGTTAACACCACGATGATATTCGACAACACGAACTTCAAATCAGCCGTATCCGCGTTGAGtgtaaacaacacaaacacagtggGTGATTGCGGCGGAACGGGTGTAGACGCTTCCATAACGAATCTGAAACGTCAACAAAGTGGCAATAGTGTCATAAATGTTGATTCAAAAGTAAAATCAGGTTTAATGAATGAGAAAGTTATTACTGGTGCTTCTAATGCAGTTGGTTCAATAATGAAGTCACCACAATCTTTGACATCTAATACGTCAGCACATCGTCCAACAACTTCGATACCAGTAACGACATCAAGTGAAGGAAGTTCGCAACATAGCATCGTTGGTAATTCTCAAAGAACAGTGCTTTCTGCAGGTGTTACAAAACAACAGTCGTCCACTATTATCACAAGTACCCTGCAAGGAATTCCGTTTCAAAAAGTGAGACCGATTATAAGGAAGTAAAACCATTTGCCTTTGAGACTGATATTAGCCATTTAATTGAAGGTGACAAAGGTATTAAGCAACAATCTACAGTATCGGCTGGATTGTGTTTATCAAAATCAATAGAAGTCGACGGAGGTAACGGTCATGGAAGAGTGTCTGCGTCAGTACAAAATATAATTTCTCCTTCGACAGCCGATTTGAACATGAAAATAGCAAGTGTAAAGAAAGTTTGGGAAATGCCCACTGTACCAGAACAAACAGGATCGGGAACAGTAAATAGTGGCGGCGGAGGTAGTGCTACATGCAACGTCAATATGGCAAATGAACATTCAGTTAGTGGTAGTGGAAATGTTCCTAGTGGAAATAATGttcatttaaaatcaaatttcgtAAGGACACAACATACATCCCATCAACCACAGTATCAACATTCCCATGCTGGAACTGCTGGTCATCACTCTCACCAAGCGCATGGTACCCATTCTTCTTATGGAGCAGCATTTGGATCAGAATCAGATTCCTTAGTGGAACATTTTAATAGCTCCAATAATGTTTGCAATATTCCCAATCCCACGGGATCGAACAATGGATGCGACATTAATACTGGAATTACTCTCAACAACGAATGTAATGACCCTTCTAATCAGGGATATGGTCTGAGTCATCATCACTCTCAACAACAGCCGACAAAGGTTCATCAACAGACACATCaactgcaacagcaacatcccCACCAACAGCAAGATCTACATCATCAACGACAGGCACACAATATGCAAGAATCAGCTCAATCGACTACGCAACAACATACGCAACAGCCACAGAAACAATTACAGCATTCATCACAACACTCATTGCAACATCATTCGCAACAACTTCAacgtcagcagcaacaacataaGGAGCAAAGTCAACACATTCAACAATTGCAACAAATGCATCAACaatcgcaacagcaacataaacaacaaacGCAGTCGCAATCACAATCGCATCCTCCGACGCAACCGCCTTCGCAATCGCTGCCACAATCACAAGCACAAACTTCTCAATCACAATTAAAGGTGCAGCACTCACCGCAACAGCAATCGCAACAGCTGTCGCAACAAATACCCCAACAACTTTCACAGTCTCAGTCACAACATTCACATTcgcatcagcagcaccaaccTCATAAACAATCACAAATTCAACAGCAGTTGCAACAGCATCCTGCGCAACAACTTCCGCAACAATTGCAGCAAACACATCATCAGCAAACACTACAATtacaacatcagcaacagaCACAACAGACACAACATGTTTCCTCTGTTAATGTTCAACAGCATCAAGCTGCAGTGGCCGTTACTATGGGTCTGAACAAACACCCAGTGGCAGATGTATTGGCAGCGGCAGTCGCTGCGAATAATGTTAATGTGTGCAAGGTTAAACCCACGCAACAAAGCAGTGCTGGTGGTATGCATCAATCTAATAGTATGGGTTTGTCACCCCCCCCACAAATGCAAAGCGGATCAATTCCTTCTGCTCCACAACCGTTCTACCCGGCACAGTACGGCGTATCTGCTGTTCCATCACCTCCTGCTGTGTTATATaattcagctgctgctgctgccgccatgAATTCTCAAGGTGGATTATACAACGCATTCCAAATCGAACCAAGTGGTCGTTCACAATTTTCACAGTTTCCTGGACACTATGGAACATCAGGTACAACTGGAGGGCCATATAATACATATATGACTCCGACCGCGACAAATATGCAAACGGGACCTACACCTGAGATGTTCCAAAGCCTTTCATCTCAGTTTCGCATGGGTTCAGTCCAATCTCCGTACAACCAAACAACTCAAATGGGAAACCCAAATACCATGCTGATATCATCAAATAATACTTCGTTAATGTCCTCATCAGTAAAAACTTCCACGCAACAGATAGGTGCTATTGGACAACCTAAACCTAATGGCGGTGGATCGGTTAATCAACCACCGTTTGGACAGCAGTATCTTAACATGTTTCCGCCTGCTCCATTGCAAAACACGGCAGCTAACTACTATTCAAATTCGGGTGGGGGACAAAACGCTTTTTTCGGCGCAGCAAGTGCTACAGGTGCTGCAACGCAGAGTGCGTACGGtataccaccagcagcagtagctgcgTCTAACATGTTTGGTGGTCATGGTGGGCAAAATCCTTCAAACACTTCCCAACCTCCGCCACCTCAGCAACAGATGCCCAACTACTCTTCCCAATTTTTAAATTCGCCGCTTTTAGCTGCTACTAATCCAACATTGGGACAACAACAATATCGAGGAGCGCCAAACAATGCTTCTCAACATTCTGGAGCTAATTCCTCTAGTTacataaaatcaaaccaatCTCCACAATCATCCCACattcagcaacaacagcaagcacaacagcaacaggatACAGTGAGTTATTATTCATTCTATCACAAATAGGCTTTGAGTATGCCTGCGTTTTAGTGTAACGCATAACATTAATGGTCATGTATAGAGAATAGGGTATTAAGAACAAACTGAGAATAAGTTGTTGGAAGATGAAGCTCATTATAGTTGCTTCacaataattatatttttcgtCGCGTACAATCTCAGTCTAtggttttcatttattcagcCTATAGTTTAGTTTTTCATAGCAATCTGCATGTTCGTCTGGCTTGCGCAAAATAAAATAGGAAGTTTATAAAATCATTTGTTCCCTTCAATTgtcattttatgttttatttaatcgcaaaaaaaatggtttacaaatatttaaataaaatgtgtgTAAAAACATTTACTTACCTCAAGGTCCTAGTCTGTCAACTTTTCCCGAAATTGGATTGCTACCATACACCATACATTTtaccatacaaacaaaaaaacaaacaaacaaacaaactaactaactaacaaacaaacaaaaaacaaacaatatatCTGACAAataatatattatatatagACAGATCGATAAAAACATCAGCTGGTCTTTTGGTACACTCGTCGACTCGTACGACCTCAAAAAATGCCCGTCATGGTTTCAAGCCTCAAATAGACTATGCCGCCATACGTACAACTGTCCAAAGACTATGTAGGAACGATGTAAAGTAATATATGATAATTTGATAAGTAGCCAAAAGTTCGTTACAGGCAGTTTGATATCTAAGAGCCCTTTtcgattcaaattttaattatgattttcATGATAAATTGGTCTGGTGCTCACTAGAAATTTGTAAATTGGTtattaaatgtttcatttggaataaaatattctccctgatccttcaggatcgtcttgtcccgcacgtcgaagagatagtgggaaactatcaaagaggattccgaaactgaaaatcaaccactgatcagatatTCACTATGCAgtagatcttggagaagatggctgaatacagaaacgacacataccatctcttcattgacttcaaagccgcatatgatagcatagccaagGTAAAACagtatgacgctatgagctcttttggaatcccggccaaactgataaggctagttagaataactatgaccaacgtcacttgccaggtgagggtggatggaaaactctcaggaccttttgctatcatcaaaggtctgcgccagggagACGGGCTTGCATGTTTCCTATTCAtcctggcgctagagaggtcCATCCGCGGCTCGAGGGTAGAGACTACGGGAatcatcttctataagtcaacccagatcctggtaTACGCTGAtaatatagacatcattggtctgcggctctcctatgaagcagaagcctaccaagggatcgagcaggtggcagagaacctcggttTGCAGATAAAccaggcaaagaccaaactgatggtggcaacatcagcgggtctaccaataaataatcagaatctacgtaggcgtgacgtacagctaggtgaacgcacttttgaagtcgtccctcAATTAACCTATttggggtcaaaggtcagtaacgacaatagcatggaagctatGATGCGCGCAaagatgctggctgccaaccggtcattctacagcctgaaaaatcagttcacctcaaagaacctgtcgcgacggacgaagctgggactatatagtacctatttAGTTCCGGTACTcccatacgcctctgagacatggacactgtccaaatctgacgaaaccctcttagccgcgttcgagaggaagatgctcagaaggatacttggccccgtatgtgtggaaggacaatggaggagccgctataatgatgagctatacgagatgtacggcgacctcactgtcgtacagcgtattaagctcgccaggctccggttggctggccatgttgtgcgcatggaaacggacgacccagcccgtaaagtctttttaggccgtccacaaggacagggggaggcgtggtaggcccaaattgagttGGCAGGATGGcttggaggcgtccgccattaaggccgggataacggactggcagacgaaggcgtgAGACCGTGAGTGGTTTCGGATAATCGTGAAGCAGGCCAAGACTGTAAAACGGTTGTAGTGCTGGATAAGTAAGAAagtatctaagtgggtatataTACAGGTGAGCTTATCCCTAGGTGCATGAATTtaaaaggctgatttttatcgcttctgtttctgaatgaagatttttagagtgttttgtgtattcgtcaagccttcaaaaagcttgtttgaacaaacgTTTTTACCCTTTCTGTCCAAAAGTGATAtttaaatttggttataaaaaaacatgctatgggaccacctggactacatacacttcgATTCTAGATTCCATTACCAGATCTcttgaatccaccttgagaGGTATGTaaaccaccttgttttgccattttttgagTAGGTACCCAAATCCAATTCTTCCagtgaggctagaataatctgtatggagtgtttacatgatttcagcctccaactgtcaaactccatacaaaacactGACTAGAATAGTGAAGGGCCCAAATAACGGGTTTAGGGTTTGATGAGTTTTCCAGGGCTTTCTGCTGTCAAAAGGCATCCAAAATGGCCAAACAGAATTTGGCTAATACTTGACctcgttcctacacagtccTTGGGACTGACTGTACTGCTATGGGGGGcaatccaaaagtcactgaaagccaacctcacaagtggtacaggcaggccttaacCGACAGCGATGTAACGATGTACAGACAGATGTAAAATTAATTGTCATTTATGACCAAAATTcgtcttgttgttgtttggggtAACAGTGCTATCAACGTTGTTGGTTTCGCTAATGACCTTGGTTATTTGGTGTCAAACGGACTTCTTGGCTCctaaactttttttaattaattaattaattgattaattaatttatttatttatttattaataatgtatttttttattaagctATTTTACACATAATCCCTAACTTATTCCCCTATCATCTGCCTAAATCCGGTGTCGCCAAAATTGGaaattgataaattattcTCTTTAAATGCGTTGGTCGTTACATTAAAATCAAAGTGATGGGACCATGTATTGAATTGCCTTGTCATAGCTAGTGACGGTTCGTTGTATCGATATAAGGTACGCCTGTTCTCATCAACAAGCAAGTTACGAGATCGAAGAGGTCCCAAAGGCACGTAGAAGTTGCCTCTTCTAAAAAACAAAGTCTATTTcctttgttaaaatattttagcaataaatacACATTGGTTGACCTTAAAACGGTGTTGAGCGTCTGTAGGCCAAGCAGAAGGCAACGCGAACGATAACTTAGCATAGTTGTAAGTCCTTTGAATTGGTCGCATTTTAAAGCATTACAAGACTTGCattgtatatttgtatatttattaaatgatcGACGGACCTCATAAGCCCTCTCGATATATGTAAGGGTACAATAGGAATATAACATAAATAGTCACACGCTTTAcaataacacaataataacaacaataacaattacaaGGACGCTAAAGATTCTGGCGAGAGGCGCGAAGTAAATTAATGCGACTCAACACATTTGCCATCGTCATGCCGGGCTCATACGCATCAGATTCCGCATTCAGAGCAAGACATATACGCAAAAACGGGTCTCGGGAGGCGAGGGCGGTCCTTGTCTCTGGGAtggccagcatcgcccgagggcGGAGAGTTCTTGCAGGCACGAACAGCAGTATCGACGAGAGCAAAACCGGACAATCGATGCTATCATTGAGAAGCCCAACGATAAAAGCCAGCCTAGCATTTCGTATTCGGTCGTCGAGTTGGGGTAACCCGAGCAACAAACACCTTGTTTTGTagtcgttgttgctgccccACGAACGGAGCGCGAAACGGGTAGCCCTACTCTGGATGGACTCCAAGCGCGCAACCCCCCGAGCAGAGGAGGGCCACCACACTACGCTGCCATACTCCAGCACTGATCGAATAAGAGCACAATAAAGAGTTTTGGTGCAGATTGGGTCAGAGAGCTCGCGAGTCATGTTAACGACTAAACCTAACAATTGACTGCATCTTGTCACAACGTGATCTAGGTGTTGCTCAAACGTGAGTCTCGCATCGACGAAAACACCCAAGTCCTTGACACAATCGACTCTCTGCAAAGTTTGCCCGTTTAGCGTGAAGTCGAAATGCACTGGAGAGCGAGAacggctgatggtgatggtaacaCACTTATCAACACAAATGGTTAAGGAGTTTCGCGTGCACCAGTTATAGAATTCTTCTAGTGAAGCCTGGAGTATGCGATGGTCGTCTGGTCCCAGGATTTGCCGAAAGATTTTGGTGTCGTCCGCATAGAGCAGGTGATTATCCATAGGAAAGATCGTGGAGACATCTTGCACTCTGACATTTCTTGCACTCTTGGCACCGACATTCATCGATGTAGGCGTTGGACGAAAGACGACAAAGATGTTTTCGTCAAACGAACAGACAGAATATCGCCCTCACGTATGTGAAATTGTGTAATATTTATGAAGTGATCTAAACAGCATAAAGATTCAAAAAGTACAGTTAagcttaaaattaattgcCGCAGCTTCCGTGGTATATTGGTACGGGTAACCAGTGGATCGCGGGCCACCGCCAGACTGATTGGCTGATCGTTATTGGTCTCATGGTGTACTGTTGATGTCTGGATTGCTGCAGGACGACACCAAAATATCCAGGACTCTACAGGCAGCAATCTCATTTCAAATGTTCAATCATCTGCGTCACCTATTTGCCCTTATATTGGTGGAGGAAATGTCGCATTATCCTTTCTTATTGTAGAACGCAAACGTGAACCACTTTTGTGAAGATTTACACTCGCAAAATCAAGATCAGTACACCATCGAAGACTCCGAACAGAATCAGATACTGCGAGCTTTCGAGAACCTCAAAGCGCTGCGAATCATTGATTAGTATCTGTGCGAAATGACGCCGCGGAAGGCGCTAACGATATTTCCGACCATGCTGCATTTAGACGACTTTGTGCAGATATTGCCAGACTTTCTAAAATGCGTCTTATCCGCAGCCGACATATTTTCCCTGGTAGATGCGGAATACTCTTATGCTATCGATGAGTTGTACAACATATTAGTAAACGTGAACCGATTGAACAACGAACAATGAACGGTGTGCGATGATATTGCCGCAGCAGTGGACAGCTACGATTTGACAGAACAATCCAGTGGAGAGGAGACACACAATGGACAGGTTTTTTCCTTGATTGACCTGGTGGCATCGGAAATCCGTTTATGCTCGAAACTATTCTTGCATTTAATCGAAAATTGCAATCGCAGTGGCTTCGAATGGAATTGCTACTCTGCTGTTGGCCATAGAAAGCACGCTACACTCTACATTCAAGCTATCGCTCATACTGGACGCTCAAAGTTCCTATTATATCCGTGTACAGTAAAGGTCTGAAGCAGTGTATTCGGCGGAGCATGATTTGGGGCAAATTTAGGGTATTGCATTTGCGGGAAAACATGCGTGTGCAGACAGCCCCTCAACGGGACAAAAGTAGAAAgcttggagcaaaataatctTGTGTCTCCCTCAATCCTCTATACCGCGCTTGCTTGCACTCATGCGCGAGCGCTCGAGTATATTCTCTCAAAACTGAGCATTCGCAGTTCAACCCGTACAGTGAGAATGTATGTGTTAATGTGCAGCGAAATTTGTCTCTGTATCTCATTCCCCTACCCCCAAAAACCACATTCACTCTCCGCGCACTCTTAAAATTTTGGCGCGCACGCtacaacacaatacaaaaggTCGTTTTAACCGCGCGCACTAATCAAAGTCGCGATGGTTCAATCGGTACGCCGACGCTCCATGTCAGAGATATGGTGTGAAGAAAATCTCGTGCTGATAGAGTGTAGGGATAGTGTACACGCGGACGCGTACACCAGTGGCGGGTCAAGACTCTCCGAAGCCCTAGGCGTTATGGTAGACGGGGCCCCTTCACCAAATCCATCGacggagggggtggggggagggatgAAATGGTGTACGAATAATACACTGCAAATTTTCTAAGTTTGCTgcagttacattttttactgaaagctATTGAGTAATacatggttttgttgtttcactgaatatcagtaaaacaaattactgaaaatgcagctATTTATTCT contains:
- the LOC120898249 gene encoding uncharacterized protein LOC120898249, which produces MQRGSESVLLGNENEGGSLSPIPSQTSIFSTIPGMCNDSKNSSTAHNVTTNYNTDNRKMNSNGGNNCSSSSHKSNNNGEKISNVAVNTGTNQQQLNNRIGGGNSYSSIPSTRSGRVVRGGNGGSNNTSSEGGNDKTGGIAYDNSYQNANRRGGSNHLPRYANRGTSGGGVGNYNNTIGNLRSNGGNVIGSGEVGSPSGFNDENRNSHPPYGSSVLAEQEVVVRPIIRDEELQRLEAIAKDEGWAKDSEFDYNQKLEFSDDESELNQVPTAMKVKDMATDINIISVKAEKEQQEHEIFDKSDRTLDVSVAHRERDPNQDSMQINCSSGVRSLVGEGSAINVNMTAGGLDAAEAKERLKQRQEEDLKRDIERKLAAARKLQELEEKLSRKKTEESIDAKAGNNDISKSGNIASTINISTTLGNKLEEEKVFEPVSEHNNERVISVKIRGKSGERTNLKDARYEFGTGSRHDRETGNISGSTSSNWDMPGFSKTFQSNLPPRFQRRKLERNTSGANLLTSNNNSVGLVSPRIGNTGPCGSNSVGEIKSGIPFAQQYDPRFIHNQQTYGKICNAMTSSSRRTAVSIRDRDERQRHHYDAVEHNQREVIKTKKESFEDGNRFNNATGGTQELNSYVNSKQNIGCVTPQLDRNLSESSNRKTSVSSDDNHHTSQPHHKPVIRNVGSNTKVSGNYVREKSWDMEDQKESSASSSASFSGSDVHRETPPRSDCDLPKQILHRVKETTPQSSSDSIKDEKMSFKQRIKKTVDCESNQNDEEIHRCEHLSFDSATIEDNSVGSSNTSLDPEDSSPGAMDKASLLSRSDGYACFGIGETNEKENVELNQLECPKDTTHETSHLSRSLGYTDDNKQITSTTISHQPHQNSLKKKDATTTQHSRDSRRHDSRSGVRGGGGYGVGFHRADGTGCMSSRGGSLNWNRPRGGSRTGGAGRGYHQDCWSESEYSEESFDEQTKHHVHQKIYNHSMSVTVGIHSAANADSTIFGGAKEGFVPRGEPSRRGRGGGNIGSIVSVVNPSSANNRQKQQGVFSGSITSIEESVAISKKVDGYGCTNSKNPFSSSTVDDDDRQTKHSVVDHSNSTVTSVISPIRDDRTVQHNKRPLSLCDAYNTSDDVLSLEKENPISKILEREHSAIDIRNDESHSREDSHKSDGRSNSTDHCLAVMKQTSDECDSNKSTAASLVDDTKTNTTKNGSTTTLQQQSTNLSTISGSVGKLNNSMDSNVRGKAIVGNFRGGSINVITLRQQQSVSQSQGGGKSSTTEASSDSLVSVNTSNSNQLITTSNSNNDNDSMPSGTSGTRSSTLSVEGDIKCVTDQRHLTQQGVTEKLNASSTVSSNTDNDKHHLDGNNAPVNTTMIFDNTNFKSAVSALSVNNTNTVGDCGGTGVDASITNLKRQQSGNSVINVDSKVKSGLMNEKVITGASNAVGSIMKSPQSLTSNTSAHRPTTSIPVTTSSEGSSQHSIVGNSQRTVLSAGVTKQQSSTIITSTLQGIPFQKVRPIIRK
- the LOC120898250 gene encoding transcriptional regulator ovo-like; translation: MKIASVKKVWEMPTVPEQTGSGTVNSGGGGSATCNVNMANEHSVSGSGNVPSGNNVHLKSNFVRTQHTSHQPQYQHSHAGTAGHHSHQAHGTHSSYGAAFGSESDSLVEHFNSSNNVCNIPNPTGSNNGCDINTGITLNNECNDPSNQGYGLSHHHSQQQPTKVHQQTHQLQQQHPHQQQDLHHQRQAHNMQESAQSTTQQHTQQPQKQLQHSSQHSLQHHSQQLQRQQQQHKEQSQHIQQLQQMHQQSQQQHKQQTQSQSQSHPPTQPPSQSLPQSQAQTSQSQLKVQHSPQQQSQQLSQQIPQQLSQSQSQHSHSHQQHQPHKQSQIQQQLQQHPAQQLPQQLQQTHHQQTLQLQHQQQTQQTQHVSSVNVQQHQAAVAVTMGLNKHPVADVLAAAVAANNVNVCKVKPTQQSSAGGMHQSNSMGLSPPPQMQSGSIPSAPQPFYPAQYGVSAVPSPPAVLYNSAAAAAAMNSQGGLYNAFQIEPSGRSQFSQFPGHYGTSGTTGGPYNTYMTPTATNMQTGPTPEMFQSLSSQFRMGSVQSPYNQTTQMGNPNTMLISSNNTSLMSSSVKTSTQQIGAIGQPKPNGGGSVNQPPFGQQYLNMFPPAPLQNTAANYYSNSGGGQNAFFGAASATGAATQSAYGIPPAAVAASNMFGGHGGQNPSNTSQPPPPQQQMPNYSSQFLNSPLLAATNPTLGQQQYRGAPNNASQHSGANSSSYIKSNQSPQSSHIQQQQQAQQQQDTVSYYSFYHK